Below is a genomic region from Deltaproteobacteria bacterium.
AAATAATAATTCCCCACAGGAGGATACAAAATGGAATGAGCATAAACGTTTTTTTGTGATTCAATATCCACCGAAGGGTTGGCGCATAAGCAGACGCCACCATTTTAGAAACTGGATTTTCCTCTAACGGCACGAACCTCTCGCTCGTCATGCGAAAAACTGCTAACGCCACCATTGCGCCAATCGCCAACGAAGTAGGCCATCCTTGCGCGCCGCTGAAGCCATACATTACTGTCACAACAGCATGGGCACCTAGAGCGGAACTAGCGCCACAAATAATTGCTAAACCTTTAGCCGTGCTTTTTTTGCCATTCCATGGACGAAACAGCAAATAGCACATCACTGGAACTACAGTAACGGCCAGAATAACAGAACTGCCAATGGCAAACGTTTTAGTGAAGGCTAAAGGCCTAAACAACTTGCCCTCTTGATCGGTTAGAAAGAAGACTGGAATAAACGCAACCAAAGTGTTTGACACCGCGACTAAAATAGCGCCACCTACCTCGGTCGCGCCTTCATACACCTTTGTAAAATAGGTCTTTCCTTTCGCCTTTTCGCTTTTATCCGCGATGTGTCTATAGATATTTTCAGTCATGATAATACCCATGTCGGCCACATCGCCAATCGCGATGGCTAGCCCCGCGAGCGACATAATATTAGAGTCCACGCCGAAGTAAAACATTGCTAAGAACGTGCCGGCAACCGAAAGCGGCAGCGTCACCAACACCGTTAGTGCGCTCCTTAAGTGCAGCAAGAAGATTAGAACAACAATGCCTGCAAGCACGGCCTCCTCCAACAAAGCCTCTCGCAGAGTATCAATGGTCTCTTCGACAATAGTAGTGCGATCGTAAAAGGGGACTATCCTCACCGATGATACGCGCCCATCTCTCAATGTTTTCTTTGGCAAGCCCGATTCGAGTTGCACGAGCTTCGCCTTTAGGCGCTCTACGACAGCTCTAGGATTCTCGCCATAGCGCATTAATACGACACCGCCAACGCTCTCTACACCAGTTTTATCGAGCAGTCCGCGGCGAAAATCTGGCCCCAACTGCACAGTAGCGACATTTCTTACAAAAAGCGGCGTTCCTTCTTGCTGACGGATTACAACGTTTTCCAGGTCTTCAACGGACTTAACAAAGCCGATTCCCCGAATAAAGTACTCGATACCGTTCTCTTCCAACACTTTAGCGCCCACATCGATATTGCTCTTGCGAACGGCATCGTAGATGTCCATTAAAGTAACGCGATGGGCTCGCATTTTGTCGGGATGAATGTCTATTTGGTATTGGCGAACAAAACCACCAACGCTTGCAACTTCGCTTACACCTTGAACCGAATTCAGTTGATATCTCAAGTACCAATCCTGGATAGAGCGAAGTTCTGCTAAATCAAAACCTTCACCTTCTACGGTATACCAGTAGACTTGCCCCAGTGCAGTCGCATCTGGGCCCAAAACTGGAACTACACCTGCTGGGAGCTGTTGTTGCGCGACGTTCATGCGCTCTAACACACGGGAACGCGCCCAGTAGTAGTCGACCTCGTTTTCGAATATTACAAACACCATCGAAAAACCAAAGCCCGACATCGAGCGAATGGTTTTAACCCCTGGTGTACCTGTAAGAGCAGTGCTTAGGGGATATGTTACCTGATCATCTACGTCCTGCGGGCTCCTCCCCTCCCAGTCGGCATAAACTATCACCTGCTTTTCACCGATATCGGGAATCGCATCAACTGGAGTATTGAGAATGGCGTAATATCCAGCACCGAGAATTAGAGCAATGCCAACGAACACTAAAAACAAATTGTTGAGGCAGCCTTTGATTATCTGGGAAACCATAAATATCCTCAATGTATATGAGGAGTCTGCGCCGCTTGCCCCCGAGACTTGCCATCCGATGGACTAGCATTAACGGCATCTTGATAAGCAGCGCCGCGCGGATAAAACAAACTTGGCTGCCCACTAATTTGAGCCTGACTGTCGAGGAGAAAATTGCCGCGAACCACCACGCGTTCTCCTGAATTCAACCCCGAAAGAACCGGAAAGTAGTTTCCAGCCCGAGGCCCCAGCTTCACTTCCACGCCCTTAAACACTCCCCGCTTCTGCTCTACGTAAACAAATTGTCGCAAACCGCTATCGATAACTGCACTTGCAGGAACCGCCAAAATACTTTCTCCGACAAGAGAGGATTTGCCCGGGATCTCCTTTAAATCCATGCCACAAATTGGACATGAACCAGCTCCATCTTCGAGAACTTGCGGATGCATAGGACAAGTAAATTTGCCCTCGATACCTGTAGCCGCCGGCTGCCCTGACGACGAAAGTGTAGCCAAAATCCTGCCGCTCATAAACATTCCAGGCTTAAGCGCATGATCGGGATTTTCGATATGCACCGGCACCTTTATAGTGCGACTCTCCTCATCGACTAGAGGGGAGACGAAAGTTACCATGCCAGCAAACTTCCTATTGGGCAGCGACTCAGTGATCAATTCCACCTTTTGCCCATAGCGCAGCCAAGGAAGTTGACTTTCGTAGACGTCGAGATAAACCCAAACCGTGTCGAGATTAGCTATTTGATAGAGAGCATCCCCTGCCCTAAAAGCTCCGCTTTGCGTAATGTTGCGCGAAATAACAGTTCCGGAAATGGGCGAAAAAAGAGTTACGCGCTCTGTTACTTTGCGACTTTCTACTAAGCTTTTTAGTTGCCACTCCGACAATCCCCAGCGAGATAGTTTCAGCAAAGTGCTATCTAACAACGAGCCCCTATCACCTGACCGCACGGCAATTAACACTTCCTGCTGAGCCACCACCAAGTCCGGGCTATATATCTCTACGAGGTGGTCGCCTTTATTTACATCTATACCCGTAAAATTCACAAACAACCTTTCTACATAACCGTCTACCCGTGCAGTAATAGTTGAAAGCGCCGTCTCGTTGTATGACACTTTACCCACCGCATATACATCATGTGATAGCTCCATGGGTTTTAGCTCGACCGATTCCACCGAAGCCATGGAACGCGCATATTCCGATAGCTCAATTTTAGAACTTCCCATGCCAACCTCATTTCCATTACCCGGAGATGATGACGACACCGCTGGAATTAAGGGCATATCGCAAATTGGACATTTACCCGGGTTTGGCAGCCTAACTTGTGGATGCATAGAACAGGTATACACAACAGTCTCTTGTTCTTGTGCGCTAACGACTAGCGGGAGCATCACGACACCTACAGTTGTTATAGTTAGAGCCCCAAATATGCCAAGAGCAAAACAACTAAGCCCAATGCTTCTCATTGCTCACTTACCTCCAGTTCGCGATTTACAAATGACGCAGCAGCCGGAACTATGCCAGCAATTATTAGAGAAAGTTTTGCAAGCGCCTCTTCTTGCATCGCACGCGACTCGATGCGAGCAAGGTCAAACTCCAATAGCGTCCGCTGTGCATCTAAAAAATCCACAAACGAGCTACGCCCACCAATATACCCTGTACGTGCAACTTCCAATGCTCGCGAAGCTTTAGGCAATAGCGCGTCGGTATACAAGGTAACTTTGCGCGAACTTTCCTTGTAACTGAAACGGGCTGTAGCAAATTCAACTGCAAGGTCTATTTTTTCGCGATAGAAGCGAGAGCGCATAGCGTCGGCCTCTGCCTCCGCAGCTCTAATCTGAGCAGCGTTTTTCTCCCGCCAGATAGGTATGGTAAGTGAGAAGCTCGGATTGAAAATTACAGGGCTTTGCTTCAAATCCGCCTCGAGACCGATTCCAACGTCTGGAATAAAGTTAAGCTTCGCTAAGCGCAGCATTGCCTCAGCTTTTGCAATCTGAGCCTGCATTTCTTTAAGTCTCGGATTATGTTTAAAGGCGGTTTCCAATATTCCGTCATCAGTGACATCGCCACTACTGTTTGTGTAGGACGCTGGGAACGGGACAACCGTTTCTGCATTAACGCCGAGCGTCCCCTTATAGGAAGCTAACTGAGCATCCCGCAAATCTTCGAGATTTTCTATGTCGGCTAATAATTTGTCGCGTTCAATTTCGGCACGCAATACATCTTGCAAAGTTACCTTCCCGGTCTCATGTTGTACCTGAGCAACTGTTCTTAAATCCTCTAAAAGTTCAAGAGCCAGGCGGTTAACGCGAATAGATTCGTCAACAGCCTGCAAACGGTAATAGGCAGTCTTAATTGCCGCTGCCGATAGCAGCGTAGCTCTCTTAAAAGCAAAAAACCTCGCCTGGCCCTCGGCAGTTGCCACTTCACCCATAGCCGAGAGTTTCCCGCTACCCGGGAACTCAAGCATGATGCCAGGCATCAGCGCCATTACGACATCGGCGATATCAGCCTCAAATAGCAATTTGGGATTCTCAATGGATCTCGCTACTGTTATAGCCTCGACAGAAGCCTTCCAATCGTAATAAGCACTCGCAACGGCAGGATCATTTATTATGCCGAATGTTAGAATTTCATCCAGCCCACTGTCAGCGCGCAAAGTGGGAAGCTGCAGGCTTGTGCCAGATGGATTATAGTTTTCGGATACTCCTGCCAATTCCTGGCGCAAAGCAAGCTCGCCTGGCGACATAGCGGTGCCACATCCGGCTAAAAACGAGAACAGGAGCACGGCACTTACTACTAGTGTCAATTTCCAGTCCAACACTGCCTTGGGGATACCTCGCATATCCTGCCCCTCAATTAGCTAGGCCGCTATAAATCTAGGTACTGCGAAATAATTCTATCAGTTCCGCCATCTTTCGTTCGGCTTTCTCAGAATCAGACGACGTCAGGGCCTCTTTGACGCAAGATTCCAAATGCCTTTTTAAGATAACTCCTTCTAGTGATTTTAAAGCAGCTCTTGCTGCATGTGCTTGCATTATTATCTTTGGGCAGTACTCGCGCTCGACAATCATGCGCCTTACTCCTTCGAGCTGCCCCGAAATGCGATTTACTCGGTGAAGTTCCTTGCCGTGATCCGGATGCTCGGAAGAATCCGGACATTGTCCGCAACAAGCCGTAGCCTTCTTTTTACCCATAAATATCCATGCTTTGCGATTAAAGACCACAGAATATACCCCTGGGGGGTATTCTGTCAAGCAAATTATTGACGGCATGGACTAAACCTGGTCACTTTTTTGTGCCGCAATTCGTACTAGATTTATCTTTTGACGCCTGCCATCTCTTATACGCCCCATATCCAATTAATCCTGGAGCTACCACTACACATAAAGGGCAAGTCGCGCCGGCAGCCGCGGCAGTTACTAGCCCCAGAGCACCAACACCCGCCCCTAAGGCCATGCAAGTGTTGGCATCATTTAGAGTTTTTAGCGAATCGTCATTTTCCATAATTGCTCTCTTCTTCTGCCGGCTACCTACCGCACAAAATATTGCAGCACTACAATGGCTAATATAACAGCCGCCACTATCAAACACGGCGAGCACGTTAACTTGCTAGCACATTTTTGCCCA
It encodes:
- a CDS encoding efflux RND transporter permease subunit → MFMVSQIIKGCLNNLFLVFVGIALILGAGYYAILNTPVDAIPDIGEKQVIVYADWEGRSPQDVDDQVTYPLSTALTGTPGVKTIRSMSGFGFSMVFVIFENEVDYYWARSRVLERMNVAQQQLPAGVVPVLGPDATALGQVYWYTVEGEGFDLAELRSIQDWYLRYQLNSVQGVSEVASVGGFVRQYQIDIHPDKMRAHRVTLMDIYDAVRKSNIDVGAKVLEENGIEYFIRGIGFVKSVEDLENVVIRQQEGTPLFVRNVATVQLGPDFRRGLLDKTGVESVGGVVLMRYGENPRAVVERLKAKLVQLESGLPKKTLRDGRVSSVRIVPFYDRTTIVEETIDTLREALLEEAVLAGIVVLIFLLHLRSALTVLVTLPLSVAGTFLAMFYFGVDSNIMSLAGLAIAIGDVADMGIIMTENIYRHIADKSEKAKGKTYFTKVYEGATEVGGAILVAVSNTLVAFIPVFFLTDQEGKLFRPLAFTKTFAIGSSVILAVTVVPVMCYLLFRPWNGKKSTAKGLAIICGASSALGAHAVVTVMYGFSGAQGWPTSLAIGAMVALAVFRMTSERFVPLEENPVSKMVASAYAPTLRWILNHKKTFMLIPFCILLWGIIIWRGMGREFMPPLDEGSFLYMPSLLPQGGLNQAAEVVSKQDLAIASVPEVASVVGKVGRTESALDPAPISMIETVVLLRPEDEWRMVEEERWYSFLTEALQTPFKILWPTQRRITKAEILSELQERTAIPGVLPTWLQPIQTRLVMLQTGFRAMMGVKIFGSELKEIERIGIEIEKVLQTVPGATDIVADRIVGKPYVQIEINREKAARYGVNIRDVQDVIEMALGGMNIMDSVEGRERYPIRLRLARDFREHFEAIEGILVPSATGAQVPLIQLASIETILGPQEIKGERGLLVGYVTMNTRGRDEVSVVRDAESALQRALKAGELKVPPGYYWEWSGQFENQVRATARMKILVPLTLAIMFVMLYLGFSRWWIAPIIFFGVIVSAAGGFIMLSFCGANLSVAVWVGFLVLFGVVDDDGVVISTYLEHIFKDREFRSILEIREAVVEAGLRRIRPCLMTISTTVFGLMPIFWTTGRGSDVMQPMAIPSIGGMAISLITLFIVPCLFSAVEEWKWSRRLQKFVNAAD
- a CDS encoding efflux RND transporter periplasmic adaptor subunit translates to MRSIGLSCFALGIFGALTITTVGVVMLPLVVSAQEQETVVYTCSMHPQVRLPNPGKCPICDMPLIPAVSSSSPGNGNEVGMGSSKIELSEYARSMASVESVELKPMELSHDVYAVGKVSYNETALSTITARVDGYVERLFVNFTGIDVNKGDHLVEIYSPDLVVAQQEVLIAVRSGDRGSLLDSTLLKLSRWGLSEWQLKSLVESRKVTERVTLFSPISGTVISRNITQSGAFRAGDALYQIANLDTVWVYLDVYESQLPWLRYGQKVELITESLPNRKFAGMVTFVSPLVDEESRTIKVPVHIENPDHALKPGMFMSGRILATLSSSGQPAATGIEGKFTCPMHPQVLEDGAGSCPICGMDLKEIPGKSSLVGESILAVPASAVIDSGLRQFVYVEQKRGVFKGVEVKLGPRAGNYFPVLSGLNSGERVVVRGNFLLDSQAQISGQPSLFYPRGAAYQDAVNASPSDGKSRGQAAQTPHIH
- a CDS encoding TolC family protein, with amino-acid sequence MRGIPKAVLDWKLTLVVSAVLLFSFLAGCGTAMSPGELALRQELAGVSENYNPSGTSLQLPTLRADSGLDEILTFGIINDPAVASAYYDWKASVEAITVARSIENPKLLFEADIADVVMALMPGIMLEFPGSGKLSAMGEVATAEGQARFFAFKRATLLSAAAIKTAYYRLQAVDESIRVNRLALELLEDLRTVAQVQHETGKVTLQDVLRAEIERDKLLADIENLEDLRDAQLASYKGTLGVNAETVVPFPASYTNSSGDVTDDGILETAFKHNPRLKEMQAQIAKAEAMLRLAKLNFIPDVGIGLEADLKQSPVIFNPSFSLTIPIWREKNAAQIRAAEAEADAMRSRFYREKIDLAVEFATARFSYKESSRKVTLYTDALLPKASRALEVARTGYIGGRSSFVDFLDAQRTLLEFDLARIESRAMQEEALAKLSLIIAGIVPAAASFVNRELEVSEQ
- a CDS encoding metal-sensitive transcriptional regulator produces the protein MGKKKATACCGQCPDSSEHPDHGKELHRVNRISGQLEGVRRMIVEREYCPKIIMQAHAARAALKSLEGVILKRHLESCVKEALTSSDSEKAERKMAELIELFRST